Sequence from the Egibacter rhizosphaerae genome:
AGCGGGCGGCCGAGCGCGGCGCGCGGGTGCTCACGGGCGGCACCCGTGAGGGACGGGTGGTGCGCCCGACCGTGCTGACCGATGTCGACGCCGCCGCCGAGCTGATGTGCCGCGAGCTGTTCGGGCCCGCCGTCGTCATCCGGCGCTTCGAGGACCTCGACGAGGCGATCGCCGAGGCCAACGACACGCCCTACGGGCTCGCGGCCGGGGTGTTCACGCGTGACCTGCACCGCGCGTTCGAGTGCGTGGGACGGCTGCACATGGGTTCGGTGCACATCAACGAGACCTCGTCCAGCCGTATCGACCTCATGCCCTACGGCGGCGTCAAGGACTCCGGGTCCGGCAAGGAGGGCCCCCGCTACGCGATCCGCGAGATGACCGAGGAGCGGCTCGTCACGATCGCCTACTGAGCCGGGACACCCGGGCGCCACCGCGGGGTGCTAGAGCCGGGGCAGGATCACCTTGAGGGCGAGCACCTCGTCGGCGCCCTCGAAGATCGAGAGGACGCGAGCATCGACGAACAGCCGGCTCACCGGATACTCCTCGGCGTAGCCCATCCCGCCGTGCAGCTGCTGGGCCTCCCGGGTGACCCGCTCCGCGGCGGCGCACGCCATCGACTTCGCGAGGGCGGCATCGACCCCCGGGTCGCCCTCGTCGGCGTTCCCGTGGCGCAGCGCCGCCGCGTCCCCGAGCGCACGCGCTGCCGCGAGGTCGGCGGCCATGCGGGCGACCTTCGCGCGGGTGAGCGGCTGTTCGGCGAGGGGCACGCCGAACACGTGCCGGTCCCGAACGTAGGCTGTGGCCTCGTCGAGGGCGGCCTGCATCACACCGGTCGCTCGTGCGACCGTCTGCAACCGCCCGGTCGCGAACGCCCGCATCTGCAGGTAGAAGCCGCGCCCCTCGCCCTCGTCCCCGCCGACGATGGCGTCGCCGGGCATCCGGAGCCCGTCGATCGCGAGGTCGAAGCTGTGCATCCCCCGGTAGCCGATCGTGGGGATCGCGCGCGCGGTCAGGCGCCCGCCGCGGGCCTGCTCGTGGGTCCACGCACGACCCGGGTAGGGGGGCTTCTCGAGGACGAACAGCGAGAGCCCGCGGTGGCGGTCCCCGGGTGCGCCCGTGCGCGCGAGCAACAGGATCAGGTCGGCCCGACCGGCGAACGTACACCACGTCTTGCGTCCGTCCAGCACCCAGTCCCCGTCCGGGCCGCCCGCGTCGGCCACCCGCCGTGCGCGGGTGGTCAGGTTCGCGACGTCGGAGCCGTGATCGGGTTCGGTCACCGCGATCGCGCACATGGCGTCCCCGCCCGCGATCGCCGGCAGCCACCGCTGCCGCTGCGCCTCGGTGCCGCCCTCGAGCAGCGCCCCGGCGAGCATCTCCGGGCGGGTGATCAGGCTGCCGGCCGCGCCCAGCGAGGCGCGCGACAACTCCTCGGTGACCACCAGCATCCGCTGCAGGGCGTGCCCTCGATCGCCCGTGTCGGGCAGGGAGCCCCCGTAGGCCTCCGGGATGCTCAGGCCGAAGCACCCGAGGTCCGCGAGCTCGCGGATCAGCCACTCGGGAACGTCGGCGTCCTCGCGATGGATCCGCTGGGCCTCCGGCGCGACCCGGTCGCGCGCGTGCTCGCGCACCCCGGCGCGGATCAGCGCGGCGTCCTCGTCCAGCGGGCGCGGCACGCCCTCGGCGAGGGTCCGGGCGCCCACGGCGTCGAGCCGAACGGGGTCGGTGGCGCGCGCCAGCGCATGGTGCACGGCTGCCGGCGGTGGCTCCGGCCCGATGGCCGGCCGACCGGTGAGGTCGGCGGCGGCGAGCCCCGCGGCCACGAGCGCGAGGGTGGCGGGCGTGTCGTCGGTCGCGGCGTCGAGCAGGGCTGCCGCGGCCCGGGCGCGGCCCGCGGCCACGACGAGGTCGTAGCCGGCGACCTGTTCGGCGGCCGGGTCGGCCTCGGCACGCAGCGCCCCGGCGCGTGCAGCGATCGTGGTCCGGCACCAGTCGAGAAGCGTGTCCGCGTCGTGGCGGTCGTCCATGCGCAGGCCCCGGGCTCCTCGCGCCAGCGTCGCGCGGCTGATATGACCTGCCGGTAGCGGTTCCATGGGTTTCGCCTCCGGAGGTGTCAGAAGGGACCCGCACAGGTTCCGAGGGTCGGGCGTTGTCGCGCCTGGTTCTCCTGACACCACCGGGAGGTGGGCTTGATGATGCACATGCATGGTATTCGAGCGCAGCAACTTTCGGCGCGGACGGTCGGCGTGGGGTTGGATCGGCTGGTGGCGGTGCCGGTGGATGTGGGCAAGTCGGCGGCGATGGCGATGGTGGTCGACTTCTCGGGTCGGCGGCTGGCCGCGCCGTTCGAGTTCGCTCTCGACCGGTCGGGGGTGGCGGGGTTCGTCGCTCGGGTCGAGCGGGTTCTGCCGGCGGAGACGGCGTTGGTGCGGGTGGGGGTGGAGGCGTGCGGGCACTACCACCGGCCGCTGGTCGCCTCGAGGGTGCTGCCCGGGCACTGGCAGCTGGTGGAGCACAACCCGGCGTGGGTGTCAGCCCAGCGGCGGGTCAACGGCACGGGTCGGACCAAGACCGACCCGATCGACTTGACCGCGATCGCGGATCTGCTGCTGGCCGGCCGCGGCTACGAGGTGGCCGTCGGTGATGAGCTGCTGGTCGAGCTGAGCGCGTGGGCGGCGCATCGCCGCCGGCGGGTGCAGGCCCGCTCGGCGGTCAAGAACCAGCTGACCGGTCAGCTGGACCGCTGCTTTCCCGGGCTGGGCGCGAGTCTGTCGAGCGTGCTGGGCACCAAGGTCGGCCGCCTTGTCGCGGCCGAGTTCTCAGACCCCGATCGGCTCGCCCGGCTCGGCGTGGCCCGCTTCCGGGCGTTCGCGGCGCGCCGCGACGTGCGCGTGAGCGTGGCGCTGGCCGAGCGCCTCGTGGCCGCGGCCCGCGACGCGCTGCCCACGCCCGACGCGGCGGTGGCCCGTCAGGTCCTGGCCGCCGATCTGGCGCTGCTCGACGGCCTGGACGGCCAACTCGCCGAGGTCGACGCGCGCATCGACGCGCTCGTGCCCGCCACCCGCTACCGCGTGCTGACGTCGGGGCCGGGCTGGGGGGCGGTCCGCGCGGCCGGCTACGCCGCCGGCGTCGGCGACCCGGCACGCTGGCCCTCGCACCGGCAGGTGTACCGCGCCGCCGGGCTGAACCCCGCCCAGTACGAGTCCGCCGGTCGACGGCGTGACAGCGGCATCAGCCGGGAGGGATCGGTGCCGCTGCGCCGGGCGATCCTCGACCTCGGCGTGGGCCTGTGGCACCAAGATCCCGCCGCCCGCCGCTACGCCGCCGGGCTGCGCGAGCGCGGCAAGCCCGGCGCGATCATCGCCACCGCCCTGGCCCGCCGGGCGAACAAGATCGCCTTCGCGATGGTCCGCGACCAGACGCTGTACGACCCCGCCTGCTGGGCCAGCAAGGAGTAGGACACCGGACCCTTCCCATCCGCGGTCGATCGTGCGAGGCTCGCGGACAGGAAGGCCGGATCAGACGTCGTACCGGCTATGGCGGACTCGTTCGCGGGTCACGCCGCTCCTAGCTTGACGCCCGGCCTTCCACCCGTCTCAGAGCCCGAACGAAGCCAGCTGACCCCACCCTCAGTGGAGGTCGCATAGATCAGCGTGGGCCTACGGCCCCGCCGACCTCGCACCCCACCGCCACACAAGCATCCCGCCAGCCCCCGCGCACACCGGGGGCTGCCAAGGATGTCGTACACGATGCTTGACAAGACCTACGGCCAGCTAGGCAGTGGCCCCCACATCCTATAGGATTGGCCGGTGCGGTTGAATGCCGTGTCGCTGGGCGGAACCGACGGAACCTCGAGGGATCCAGGTCATGATCACCACACGTCCGGAGTTGCAGGGCACACACGGCATGGTGTCGTCGACCCACTGGTTGGCGTCGGGGGTCGGCATGGCCGCGCTCGAGGCGGGTGGCAACGCGTTCGACGCCGCCGTGGCCGCGGGGCTCACGCTGCAGGTCGTCGAGCCGCACCTCAATGGTCCTGCCGGCGAGGTGCCCATCATGGTGTACGACGCCGCGATCGACGCCGTCGAGGTCGTCGCGGGGCAGGGCGTCGCGCCGGCGGCCGCGTCGGTCGAGCACTTCCACGACCTCGGCCTCGACCGCGTGCCCGGCACGGGGCCCCTGGCAGCGTGCGTGCCGGGCGCGTTCGACGCGTGGATGCGCCTCGCTCTGGAACGTGGTCGGCTGCCGCTGCGGGACCTGATGAGCCCCGCGATCGAGTACGCGACGCGCGGGTTCCCGATCCTGCCCCGCATCAACGCCGTCCTGGAGGCCGTGGCGCCGAAGTTCCGCGAGGACTGGCCCGAGTCGGCCGCCCTGTGGCTCGCCGACGGCGTGCCCCGAGCGGGCGACTGGTTCGCCAACACCGACCTCGCGGCGACTTACACGCGCATCCTCGAGGAGGCCGAGGCCGCGGGGTCCGGCCGGGAGGCCCAGATCCAGGCCGCGCGGGACGCCTTCTACCGCGGGTTCGTCGCCGAGCGGATCGTCGAGTTCCATCGCTCGACGCCGCGGGTCGACACCTCGGGTGCGGCGCACACCGGCCTGCTGACCGAGCAGGACCTCGCGGCCTACGAGGCGCCGGTCGAGACCCCGCTCTCGGTCGACTACCACGGGTGGACCGTGTACAAGCCGCACGCATGGAGTCAGGCTCCGGTGTTCCTGCAGCAGCTGCGGTTGCTCGAGGGGTTCGACCTCGATCCGACCGCGCCGGACGATCCGGGGTTCGTGCACCTCGTGGTCGAGGCGGCGAAGCTCGCGTTCGCCGACCGTGAGGCCTGGTACGGCGATCCCGCCTTCGTGGACGTCCCGACCGACGACCTGCTCGACCCCGCGTACGCGGACCAGCGGCGCCGGCTCATCGGCGACGACGCCTCGCTCGAGCTGCGACCCGGCGCGCCCGGCGGACGCGAGCCCGTGCTCCCCCCCGAACTGCCACCCACGCAGGGCACCGGCAACGCGCTCGGCATCGGCGAGCCGACCGTCGACAGCGAGGGCGAGAGTCCGGGCGACACCTGCCACGTCGACGTCGTCGACGCGGAGGGGAACATGGTGTCCGCCACCCCGAGCGGAGGGTGGCTGCAGAGCTCACCGGTCGTACCCGGCCTCGGGTTCGCACTGGGCACGCGCGCGCAGATGTTCTGGCTCGACCCGCAGCACCCGAACGCGCTGGAGGGGGGCAAGCGACCGCGCACGACGCTGACGGCGGGCATCGCGCGACGCGACGGGCGGGCGCGCCTCGCGTTCGGCACGCCCGGGGGCGACCGGCAGGACCAGTGGGGCCTCGTGTTCTTCCTGCGCCACCTGCACCACGGGATGAACCTGCAGGAGGCGATCGACGCGCCCACGTTCCACTCGGACCACTTCCCGAGTTCGTTCTTCCCCCGTGACGCCTCCCCCGGGGCGCTGAGCCTCGAGGACCGGTTCCCCAAGGAGACCGTCGCGGAGCTCGAGCGCCGAGGGCACCTCGTCACCCGTGAGGATCCCTGGTCGCTCGGGCGCCTCAGCGCGGTCTCCGCCGCCGGGGACCCGGCGCCGCTCAAGGCGGGGGCGAATCCGCGGGGCCAGCAGGGCTACGCGGCCGGCCGGTGAGTCCGACGGCCGTCGCACCCTGACGCTTCACCCGCGACCCTCGGAGGTCCTGCATGGTCCGTGACGACGCGCCGCGCCCCCACCGGTTGGGATTGCTCGAGGGTGACGGCATCGGCCCCGAGATCGTCCCGGCGGCGGCCGACGTCCTCGACGCGGCCATGGCCGCGGTCGGCGGCCCGGGGATCGAGTGGGTGCGTTTGCCGGTCGGCCGGGCGGCGATCGACACGCACGGCACGTCGCTGCCCGCGGAGACGGTGGAGGCGCTCGAGGCGCTCGAGGGGTGGCTACTCGGCCCGCACGACAGTGCCGCGTACCCCGAGCCCCACCGCTCGCAGCTGAACCCGAGCGGCGCGCTGCGCAAGCACTTCGACCTCTTCGCCAACATCCGTCCGGCGAAGTCGCTGGAGGGCGCCGACGCGGTCGTCGAGGGAGCGGACCTTGTCATCGCCCGGGAGAACACCGAGGGCTTCTACGCCGACCGGAACACCCACGCGGGGACCGGCGAGTTCATGCCCACGCCGGACGTCGCGATGGCCATGGGCATCATCACCCGCCCCGCGGTCGAGCGGATCGCGCGGCAGGCCTTCGAGCTCGCCCGCGAGCGTCGCGGGCACGTCACGGTCGTGCACAAGGCGAACGTCCTGCGCCTGACCACGGGCATGTTCCACGACATCTGCCGTGAGGTCGCCGAGGACTACCCGGACGTCGTCGTCGACGACTTCCACATCGACGCGATGGCCGCGCACCTCGTCCGACGAGCCGCCGACTTCGACGTGATCGTTGCCGAGAACATGTTCGGCGACATCCTGTCCGACCTCGCGGGCGAGCTCGTCGGGTCACTCGGCCTCGCGCCCTCGATCAACGTCTCGACCCGTCACGGGATGGCGCAGGCCGCCCACGGGTCCGCGCCCGACATCGCGGGCCGCGACATCGCCAACCCCATCGCGATGCTCCTCTCCGGTGCGATGCTGTTGCAGTGGCTCGGCGCTCGGCACGGGACGACACGTCTCGGCGAGGCGGCCACGCGGATCGATGCGGCGGTGGCCTCCACGGTGCGTGCGGGGACCCGCACGGCCGACATGGGCGGGCAGGCGGGCACGCGGGCGTTCGCCGGCGCCGTCGCCGACGCCGTCCGGTAGCCGCGCTAGATGATCTGCGCGCGGGTCGCGGGGTCGGGGGCGACGGTGACCCGGCCCGTCGTGCCGTCGACCGAGACCTCCTCACCGGGCGCCACCGCGTCGAGGAGGCCGGTGACGCCGACGACGGCGGGGATCCCGAGGGAACGCGCGAGGATCGCGGCGTGGCTGACCGGCGAGCCCTGCGCGCACGCGATGGCGCGCACGTGCTCGCGGGGGGTCCGCACGGTCTGCGAGGGCGTGAGCTCGTCGGCGACGACCACGCACGCCGCGGTCGGCACACGGGGTTCGACGCCCCCGGCGAGGGCGTCGAGGGCCTGCTCGGCGACGTCGTGGAGGTCCGCGGCCCGGGCCGCGAGGTTCTCGCTGGGGGAGCGCTCGAGCAGCTCGCGGTAGGTACCGAAGGCCGCTCGGACCGCCTGCTCGGCGCTCGCGCCCTCGGCGATGGCGTCGTCGAGGTGGCGGAGCAGCTCGGGATCGCGGGCGAACTCGGCGTGGGCACGGAAGATCTCGCAGTGCGCGACCCCCGTGTCCGCCCCGACCGTGTCGGCGAGCCCTTCGAGATCCGCGGCGACGCGCGGGAGCGCACTGGTGACGCGCTCGCGTTCGCGATCGGGATCGGAGCCGGTGTCCGGCGCCTCGCGGGCCGCTCGCGTCGGGACGACGAAGGCGGGGCCGAACGCCGTCCCGGGGGAGGCGGCGCGGCCGGTCAGTTCGGTGCGCATTCCCAACCCTTGGTCGCTCGGGGTCAGCCTACCCGGGTCGTGTCGGCACCGGCCGAGCGGTGACAGTAGCCTCGTCGCGATGGACATCCGCGACGCGCGACGGGGGGACGTGCCCGCCATCGTCTCGCTGCTCGCCGACGACGAGCTCGGACGGCAGCGCGAGGACCCGAACGATCCGCTGCCGGAGGCGTACTGGGACGCGTACGCGGCCATCGAGGCCGACCCGCACAACCGTCTCGTGGTCGTCGAGGAGGCCGGTGAGGTGGTGGGGACCCTGCAGCTCACGTTCATCCCCCACCTCGCGTTCCGTGGCGGGTGGCGTGCGCAGGTCGAGGCGGTCCGGACCGCGTCCGGCCGGCGCGGGGAAGGGGTTGGGCGCCGCCTGCTCGAGTGGGCCATCGACGAGGCTCGGGCACAAGGCTGCCACCTGATCCAGCTCACGACGAACGCCGCCCGCGACGACGCGCACCGGTTCTACGAGTCGCTGGGCTTCGAGGCGAGCCATGCGGGCATGAAGCGTTACCTGGAGGGCGACGTCCTCGGCCGCCGGCGAGCAGACGAAGTGGACGACGACGCGCCGGACGCGTGACGTCGGCCGGACGGCAGATGGCTCCACACGAATGGACGGTCGCGATCGAGCGGGTCGAGGACGCCGAGGCACGGCTGGTGCTCGACGGGACCGACAGCCGCGCCGCGATCAGCCGCGAGTGAGGGACACCCCGGCCTCCTCGCCGAGCGCGCCGAGGTCGTCGAGGGTGCGGGCCGGCAGCGGCAGGCCGTCTCGTCGGTGCCGTTGCTCGGCCAGGTGCTCGAGCTCCCCGGGGTAGTGGATCGCGTCGGCCCCCTCCGCGAGCGGCGCCGAGCGCAGTTGCGCGACGAGCTGCTCCATCCGCTCGTGGAACTCGTCCACCGGCAGGAACGAGCCGACGTCGAGGGCGAGGAACAGGTGGCCGCAGCGGCTGGGATGCTCGTGCTGGTACGGGCCCGACACCTGCGGCCCGAAACCGCTGCCGGTGAGCACGCCCGCGAGCACGTCCATCATCACCGAGATCGCGTAGCCCTTGTGCCCGGCCATCGGGGCGATGGTGCCCGCGATGGCGGCCACCGGATCGGTCGTCGTCCGCCCGTCGGGGTCGAGGGCCCAACCCTCGGGGATCGGCTCGTCGCGTTGACGGGCGAGGTAGATCTTGCCGCGGGCGACGGCGGTGTTCGCGATGTCGAGGACCAGGGGCTCGTGCGCGCCCGCGGGAGCCGCGATGGACCACGGGTTGTTGCCGACCACCTTCTCGCGGCCGCCCCACGGCGCCATGGCGGGGCTCCCGTTGGTCACCAGCACGCCGATGCAGCCGGCGGGCGGGGCGAGGCGGGTGTAGTACGCGGCCGTGCCGAAGTGGTTCGAGTTGCGCACCCCCACCGCCCCGAGGCCGTGGCGACGCGCGCGGGCGATGGCGGTCGAGGCGGCGCGATATGCCAGCACCTGCCCGACACCGTCGTGACCGTCGAGCACGACGACGGCGCCGGAGTCGGTGACCCACGTCGGATCGGTCACGGGCCGCATCACGCCGCTGCGGAGCCGATCGACGTACCACGGCAGGCGCATCACCCCGTGCGACTGGTGACCCCAGAGGTCGGCGGTGACGAGGCTGTCGGCGACGATCGCCGCGTCCTCCGGCGGGACGTGCCAGGCCTCGAGCGCCGCCGTCGCGAACGAGACGAGCGCGTCGGCATCGGCCCGCTCGTAACGTTGGTCGTTCGCGCCCGTCACGGCGCACGCTCGTCAGTGGTCGGGCTCACGGCGAGCCGTCGCCCTTCTCCCCCGTGCCGGGCTTGCGGGCCGCGAGCAACGCGCTGGTGACGCGGTCGGCGATCTCACGCAGGTCGTCCTCGAAGGCGACGCGATGATCGGTGACCATCAGCCCGGCGAGCAGTTCGCGGGCGGCGGCCTCGAGGAGGCGTTGCGCGTCCTCGAGCGACTTCTCGCCCTCGGTGGTGAGCTGCAACTGCACCGCCCGCCGGTCGTGCGTGTCGGCGGTGCGTTGGAGCAGCCCCTTGCGGACGAGCCCCTCGACGCTCTCGGACACCGCGGGCAACGAGATCGTCGCCAGCTTGCCGAGCGCGGTCAGGGTCGTGTGGCCCTCGGCGACGCGCCCCAGGATCCGGTACTGCCGGAACGTCAGCGGAGGGTCCACCTCGCGCAGCACCGAATTCTCGAGGCGCGTCAGTCGGGGAGCCAACTCGAAGAGCGCCAGCCCCACGCCCTCGTCGGCCTGGCGCTCGGTGTCGTGGGGATCCAACGGCTTCCTCATCGCCGGGGCCTGCCGGGCCCGCCGCGTGCCCGCGGTCTCGTGCCTCCGAACATGAGCCTACGAGCAGCGGCGTCGGCCGTCACGTCGGTTCGCGCCGACCCCCTCGCCCTATAGGATTCATGACCCATGAGCACTCAGCCTCCCTCGGTCGGTCCTGTCACGGTCCTGCTGTTCAGCGACGGCTCGGACGCCGCGGAGATCTACCGCCAGCACCTGCCCGCCGGATGGCGACTCGAGTACCTCACCGACCGCCACGACGAGGGGGAACAACGGGCACGGCTCGCGAACGCCGACATCCTGTTGCACGTCGACGTGCCGCTCACGTCCGCGCACCTCGATGCGGCGCCCGCGCTGCGGCTCATCCACCGTCAGGGTGTCGGGCTCGACGGCCTCGAGCTCGAAGCGGTGCGCAGCCGGGGCATCCCCGTGTGCATCTGCCCGGTCGGGACTCCCGAGGCGGTGGCCGAGCACACGATCATGCTCGCCCTCGCGTGCGGTCGGCACCTGACCGCGCTGTCCGAAGGCGTCCGCGCGAACGGCTGGCCGAAGTGGACCTACCGCCAGCGGTCGCTCGGGCTCATGGGCGCGACCGTCGGGCTCGTCGGGTTCGGGCGCATCGCGCAGGCCGTCGCGCGGCGCCTCTTGCCGTTCGAGGCGCAGATCCTGGTCCACCGGTCGCGACCGCAGCCCCTCGACCCCGAATGGCCCGATGGGCGGGTCCGGCGGTGCGACGACCTCGACGAGCTCTTCGCGGCCAGCGACGTCGTCAGCTTGCACTGCCCCCTGACGCCCGAGACCACCGGGCTCGTGCACGCGGACCGGCTCGCCCGGATGCGTGACGGCTCGGTGCTCGTCAACACCGCCCGCGGCGGGCTCGTCGTCGAGGAGGACCTCGCCCGCGCGCTGGCGGCCGGGCGCCCCGCCGCTGCCGGACTCGACGTCCTGTCCGCCGAGCCGCCCGGCGAGGGCCACCCGCTGGTGGGGCTGCCCAACGCGCTCATCACCCCGCACTGCGCGGCGGGGGTGGCGACCGTCGTGCACCGCAAGGCCGAGGCCGTGTTCGAGAACGCCCAGCGGGCGCTGGCCGGCGAGGAGCTCTGGTACCGCGCGGCGTGACCCGATCATGCGGCCGGTGGAAGCGACCCCGGTCCGTGGGTGCGTGCCGCCGCGGGCCGCGTCAGGTGGCGGGGGCATCGTCGTCGGCCGCGCGGGCGAGGCCGGCGGGATCGGCGGGCAGCGATGCGGGGGTGGCGTCCGGCCCGAGCCCGGCCACCACGGTGCGCAACCTGGCCCCCGTCGCCCGCGCCATGTGCGGATCGAGACCCGCGGCCTCGAGCATGCGCGCGACGCCGTCGAGCTCGTGGGCGCGACGCTCGCCGTGGCGGACCGTGCGTCCCATCAGGTAGCCCGCGAACTCGTTCCACTGCTCGCCGGGCAGCGTCGTCCCGAGCGAGGCGAGGACCCGCTCCGCCTCGCCGTACCGCTCGGCGACGATCGCCGACTCCCAGAACAGGGACTCGAGACCCTTGACGACGAGGCTGCGGGCGAGCTTCACGACGGACGCCGCGCCCACCACGTCCGACAGCACGTCGACCTCGCCCCCGAGCTGGGCCCACCAGCTCGCCGCCCGCTCGGCCCCCGGACCGCTCATCAGAACCGGCACGCGGTGCCCGGGGCCCGGCACCCCAGCCATGAGCGCGCCGTCGACGAACTCGGCGCCGCTGGGACCGAGCAGTTCGGCGACGCGCTCCATCTGGGCGGGCTCGGTGGAGTTGAGATCGGCGTAGACCTGGCCGGCCCCGAGGTGCGGCGCCGCGTCCTGCGCAACCCGGACGGCGACGTCCGAGGTGACCAGCGAGCACACGAGGTCGCGATCGGACAGGAGCTCGGCGGTGCCGTCGGCCAGCTCCACGCCGGCCGCGTCCGCGCGGGCGGTGACGGCGTCGGCGCGGTCCGGATCCTGGAGCGCGAGGTCGTAGGCGCGCACGGATGCGCCCGCGGCCGCGAACCCGGCCGCGATCGCCGCGCCCGCCTCGCCGAGGCCGAGGAAGCCGACGCGTGGCGTGGTCACGGCCGCCCTCCCGCCAGCGGCAGCGCCGTGACGTCCGCGACGCCGGCCACCTCCCAGAGCGTCGCGAGGGCCGTTCGGGCCGCGTCGGCACCGATCACGGGCTCGGTCAGCTCGAGGAACTTGTCGCCGAGCTCGACGTCGGTGAGCGGGGACTCCGGGTCGCCCCGCCGGCTGGTGCGTTCGACCATCTCCTGCCTCCCGTCGGTGGTGGTGATCGTCACTCGCGCGCCGCGACGCCCGGGGAACGCGGCGTCGAGATCGGCATCGGTGCGCAGTCGGATGCGGTCCGTCAGCCGGGCGATCCGCTCGTCGGTGAGGCGGTCGGGCTCGAACGCCCGCAGGCGGACCGAGCC
This genomic interval carries:
- a CDS encoding IS110 family transposase; translated protein: MMHMHGIRAQQLSARTVGVGLDRLVAVPVDVGKSAAMAMVVDFSGRRLAAPFEFALDRSGVAGFVARVERVLPAETALVRVGVEACGHYHRPLVASRVLPGHWQLVEHNPAWVSAQRRVNGTGRTKTDPIDLTAIADLLLAGRGYEVAVGDELLVELSAWAAHRRRRVQARSAVKNQLTGQLDRCFPGLGASLSSVLGTKVGRLVAAEFSDPDRLARLGVARFRAFAARRDVRVSVALAERLVAAARDALPTPDAAVARQVLAADLALLDGLDGQLAEVDARIDALVPATRYRVLTSGPGWGAVRAAGYAAGVGDPARWPSHRQVYRAAGLNPAQYESAGRRRDSGISREGSVPLRRAILDLGVGLWHQDPAARRYAAGLRERGKPGAIIATALARRANKIAFAMVRDQTLYDPACWASKE
- a CDS encoding GNAT family N-acetyltransferase, with product MDIRDARRGDVPAIVSLLADDELGRQREDPNDPLPEAYWDAYAAIEADPHNRLVVVEEAGEVVGTLQLTFIPHLAFRGGWRAQVEAVRTASGRRGEGVGRRLLEWAIDEARAQGCHLIQLTTNAARDDAHRFYESLGFEASHAGMKRYLEGDVLGRRRADEVDDDAPDA
- a CDS encoding isocitrate/isopropylmalate dehydrogenase family protein, whose amino-acid sequence is MVRDDAPRPHRLGLLEGDGIGPEIVPAAADVLDAAMAAVGGPGIEWVRLPVGRAAIDTHGTSLPAETVEALEALEGWLLGPHDSAAYPEPHRSQLNPSGALRKHFDLFANIRPAKSLEGADAVVEGADLVIARENTEGFYADRNTHAGTGEFMPTPDVAMAMGIITRPAVERIARQAFELARERRGHVTVVHKANVLRLTTGMFHDICREVAEDYPDVVVDDFHIDAMAAHLVRRAADFDVIVAENMFGDILSDLAGELVGSLGLAPSINVSTRHGMAQAAHGSAPDIAGRDIANPIAMLLSGAMLLQWLGARHGTTRLGEAATRIDAAVASTVRAGTRTADMGGQAGTRAFAGAVADAVR
- a CDS encoding MarR family winged helix-turn-helix transcriptional regulator, encoding MRKPLDPHDTERQADEGVGLALFELAPRLTRLENSVLREVDPPLTFRQYRILGRVAEGHTTLTALGKLATISLPAVSESVEGLVRKGLLQRTADTHDRRAVQLQLTTEGEKSLEDAQRLLEAAARELLAGLMVTDHRVAFEDDLREIADRVTSALLAARKPGTGEKGDGSP
- a CDS encoding phosphoenolpyruvate-utilizing N-terminal domain-containing protein, encoding MRTELTGRAASPGTAFGPAFVVPTRAAREAPDTGSDPDRERERVTSALPRVAADLEGLADTVGADTGVAHCEIFRAHAEFARDPELLRHLDDAIAEGASAEQAVRAAFGTYRELLERSPSENLAARAADLHDVAEQALDALAGGVEPRVPTAACVVVADELTPSQTVRTPREHVRAIACAQGSPVSHAAILARSLGIPAVVGVTGLLDAVAPGEEVSVDGTTGRVTVAPDPATRAQII
- a CDS encoding Ldh family oxidoreductase, with translation MTGANDQRYERADADALVSFATAALEAWHVPPEDAAIVADSLVTADLWGHQSHGVMRLPWYVDRLRSGVMRPVTDPTWVTDSGAVVVLDGHDGVGQVLAYRAASTAIARARRHGLGAVGVRNSNHFGTAAYYTRLAPPAGCIGVLVTNGSPAMAPWGGREKVVGNNPWSIAAPAGAHEPLVLDIANTAVARGKIYLARQRDEPIPEGWALDPDGRTTTDPVAAIAGTIAPMAGHKGYAISVMMDVLAGVLTGSGFGPQVSGPYQHEHPSRCGHLFLALDVGSFLPVDEFHERMEQLVAQLRSAPLAEGADAIHYPGELEHLAEQRHRRDGLPLPARTLDDLGALGEEAGVSLTRG
- a CDS encoding acyl-CoA dehydrogenase family protein; its protein translation is MEPLPAGHISRATLARGARGLRMDDRHDADTLLDWCRTTIAARAGALRAEADPAAEQVAGYDLVVAAGRARAAAALLDAATDDTPATLALVAAGLAAADLTGRPAIGPEPPPAAVHHALARATDPVRLDAVGARTLAEGVPRPLDEDAALIRAGVREHARDRVAPEAQRIHREDADVPEWLIRELADLGCFGLSIPEAYGGSLPDTGDRGHALQRMLVVTEELSRASLGAAGSLITRPEMLAGALLEGGTEAQRQRWLPAIAGGDAMCAIAVTEPDHGSDVANLTTRARRVADAGGPDGDWVLDGRKTWCTFAGRADLILLLARTGAPGDRHRGLSLFVLEKPPYPGRAWTHEQARGGRLTARAIPTIGYRGMHSFDLAIDGLRMPGDAIVGGDEGEGRGFYLQMRAFATGRLQTVARATGVMQAALDEATAYVRDRHVFGVPLAEQPLTRAKVARMAADLAAARALGDAAALRHGNADEGDPGVDAALAKSMACAAAERVTREAQQLHGGMGYAEEYPVSRLFVDARVLSIFEGADEVLALKVILPRL
- a CDS encoding gamma-glutamyltransferase family protein is translated as MITTRPELQGTHGMVSSTHWLASGVGMAALEAGGNAFDAAVAAGLTLQVVEPHLNGPAGEVPIMVYDAAIDAVEVVAGQGVAPAAASVEHFHDLGLDRVPGTGPLAACVPGAFDAWMRLALERGRLPLRDLMSPAIEYATRGFPILPRINAVLEAVAPKFREDWPESAALWLADGVPRAGDWFANTDLAATYTRILEEAEAAGSGREAQIQAARDAFYRGFVAERIVEFHRSTPRVDTSGAAHTGLLTEQDLAAYEAPVETPLSVDYHGWTVYKPHAWSQAPVFLQQLRLLEGFDLDPTAPDDPGFVHLVVEAAKLAFADREAWYGDPAFVDVPTDDLLDPAYADQRRRLIGDDASLELRPGAPGGREPVLPPELPPTQGTGNALGIGEPTVDSEGESPGDTCHVDVVDAEGNMVSATPSGGWLQSSPVVPGLGFALGTRAQMFWLDPQHPNALEGGKRPRTTLTAGIARRDGRARLAFGTPGGDRQDQWGLVFFLRHLHHGMNLQEAIDAPTFHSDHFPSSFFPRDASPGALSLEDRFPKETVAELERRGHLVTREDPWSLGRLSAVSAAGDPAPLKAGANPRGQQGYAAGR
- a CDS encoding NAD(P)-dependent oxidoreductase yields the protein MSTQPPSVGPVTVLLFSDGSDAAEIYRQHLPAGWRLEYLTDRHDEGEQRARLANADILLHVDVPLTSAHLDAAPALRLIHRQGVGLDGLELEAVRSRGIPVCICPVGTPEAVAEHTIMLALACGRHLTALSEGVRANGWPKWTYRQRSLGLMGATVGLVGFGRIAQAVARRLLPFEAQILVHRSRPQPLDPEWPDGRVRRCDDLDELFAASDVVSLHCPLTPETTGLVHADRLARMRDGSVLVNTARGGLVVEEDLARALAAGRPAAAGLDVLSAEPPGEGHPLVGLPNALITPHCAAGVATVVHRKAEAVFENAQRALAGEELWYRAA